A window of the Methanomassiliicoccales archaeon genome harbors these coding sequences:
- a CDS encoding glycerate kinase yields the protein MKILNRDELLRTGNSEIRAKMLDIVETAVNAVDPYTCIKNAVKVDGSTMSVSGELYDLQSFKRIFVVGAGKASARMAMALHNLLGERITGGFVNALESGKVGSIVLNKTTHPHPGTEGLQGALRIKEICESAGERDLVICVISGGGSAMMPCPVRGVTLEDKKKTAELLMLAGASIEELNTVRRHLSQLKGGNLARIAYPATVLSLIISDVIGDPLESIASGPTAPDPTTFADALHVLERYGVFEQVPASVKEKLAAGERENPKPGDPIFEKVKNVIVASNTIALEAALAKSRDHGFESLILTSSMRGEARNVGTALARLGNQIRQSLDSSQMKMIIAGGETTVTVKGRGRGGRNCELVLSALFELEDGITLLSLGTDGIDGNTDAAGAIADASMFREEASRFLANNDSYSYFLKYGGLIFTGATGTNVCDIVLLAVSRKA from the coding sequence CGAAAATGCTTGATATTGTGGAGACAGCTGTGAACGCTGTAGATCCATACACATGCATAAAAAATGCAGTAAAAGTGGATGGAAGCACAATGAGTGTATCGGGCGAGCTTTATGACCTCCAGTCTTTCAAAAGAATTTTTGTTGTTGGCGCTGGTAAAGCATCTGCTAGAATGGCAATGGCACTCCACAACTTACTCGGAGAAAGAATCACTGGGGGATTCGTCAACGCATTAGAAAGCGGAAAAGTGGGGAGTATCGTCTTGAATAAGACTACACATCCTCACCCGGGTACCGAGGGTTTGCAGGGCGCATTGAGGATCAAGGAGATATGCGAGAGCGCCGGCGAGAGGGATCTCGTCATTTGTGTTATTTCGGGCGGCGGGTCCGCGATGATGCCGTGTCCAGTTAGAGGTGTCACGCTTGAAGACAAGAAAAAGACGGCAGAGCTGCTCATGCTTGCCGGTGCTTCAATCGAAGAGCTTAATACCGTCCGCCGGCACCTCTCGCAACTCAAAGGCGGCAATCTCGCGAGGATCGCGTATCCTGCGACGGTGCTCAGCCTAATCATTTCCGATGTGATCGGGGACCCCCTCGAGAGCATTGCATCTGGCCCGACAGCCCCCGATCCAACAACATTTGCCGATGCGCTTCATGTACTCGAAAGATATGGGGTCTTCGAACAGGTGCCTGCGTCAGTGAAGGAAAAGTTGGCTGCAGGGGAAAGGGAAAATCCCAAGCCAGGCGATCCGATTTTTGAGAAGGTTAAGAATGTCATAGTGGCAAGCAATACCATCGCACTTGAAGCGGCGCTTGCCAAGTCGAGGGATCACGGCTTTGAATCTCTTATTCTGACTTCATCGATGAGGGGAGAGGCGAGGAATGTCGGCACGGCCCTTGCTCGCCTGGGCAACCAAATTCGCCAGTCCCTCGATTCAAGTCAAATGAAGATGATTATCGCCGGGGGAGAAACGACGGTCACAGTGAAAGGAAGGGGAAGGGGCGGACGGAACTGCGAGCTGGTGCTCAGCGCCTTGTTCGAATTAGAAGACGGCATCACCTTGCTTTCGCTTGGAACCGATGGTATCGATGGAAACACGGATGCGGCTGGTGCGATAGCAGATGCGAGTATGTTCAGAGAGGAAGCGTCGCGGTTCCTTGCCAATAACGATTCGTATTCGTACTTCTTGAAATACGGCGGATTGATTTTCACTGGGGCTACAGGTACAAATGTCTGCGACATAGTCCTTCTGGCCGTTTCAAGAAAAGCATAA